CCGAGGATTCTCTTCGCCCTGCCGCCAGACGAGCCACGCGGCGACGCCGACGAGCGCGAACAGCGTCGTCCAGACGGGGCCGAACACCCAGTTCGGCGGGGCGACCCCCGGCCGCCGGAGCGTCCCGTACCACTCCGCCAGCCCTTGTGCGGTGAACACCGCGCCGGACGCGCCGACGGCCTCCACGGCGAGCACGGCGACGACGAGGGACGCGACAGGGTGGGCTCTCGGGAACTCGGCGACGCGCGCGGAAAGCGCACTCATACTCGCCTATTCGGCAGAGAACGACATAGCTGCTTGCACGACCGTCGAGGGCGTGGCGGACAGTCGAAGCCGCTTCAGACGCCCTTAGACGCCGTCAGTCGTCGTCTTCGGTCTTCGTCTGTTCGAGTTCTTTCTCGCCGCGGTAGATGTCCGCGCCGTCCTGGACGACTTTCTCGGCGAGAACGGCGCACTTGATGCGCATCGGGGTGACGTCGACGCCGAGGAGGTCGAGGACGTCATCGCGGTCGAGGTCGTCGACTTCGTCGAGCGTCATGCCGGGGAGTTCCTGCGAGAGGAGGCTCGCGGACGCCTGGCTGATGGCGCAGCCGTCGCCCTCCCAGGAGACGTTCGCGATGGTCTCGTCGTCGTCGAGTTCGACGTCGAACTCGATCTCGTCGCCACAGGAGGGGTTGTAGCCCTCGTGGCTGAACGTCGGGTCCGCCAGCCCCCCGAAGTTCCGGGGGTTCTTGTAGTGGTCAAGGATCTGCTGGCGGTACATGTCCGAACCCATGCTCATACCCCTAGTTGGGGGCGAGCGCCGGAAAAACGTTCCGTCGCCAACGGGTCGCCCCGCGATCCGCCGCCGACGACGGGGCGCGCGTCCGGCCGCCCTCCGGGAATCTGTCCTCTCGAAACCCACCAATCATTTAAGCCGAACGCGTGCGTGACACTGACACGTGCCGAAGCTCGACTGTCCGGACTGTGAGCGCGGAATCGCGATGCACGAACTGGAGACGAAGACCGTCGCGCAGACGACCGGGTTCGAGACGAACTATCGGTGTCCCTTCTGCCGCGCCGACTTCGAAGACGTCGGTCAGCTCCTCTGAGCCGGCTCCACGCCAGTTCTCACCCGCCGACAGTCACTCCTCGGGCGCGTACACCATCTCCATCGGGAGACCACGCGGGTCAGTGTCGTTCTGACCCGGTTCGACAGACGGGTCAGTGTCGGGCTCCGCGGGAAGCGTCGTCGTCTCCGGCGTTCGCGGGCTCGCGGTGAGCGCGAGCGCGAACGCGTCGAGGACGTCGTCGTTCGACGCCGCGCAGTCGAGCGATTCCCCGACTTCTCGCACGGCCCGGAGCACGTCCGCGTCGACGGTTTCGAGCGCGTCGACGCGCTCCCAGAACGCCGCCGCCGGCTGCCCCGTCTTCGAGTACGCGGTCGCCTCGCCCCCGCGGAGCGCCGCGAAACACACCTCCGGGTGCGCCTCCCGGACGACGCCCACGCGCTCCGCGGGGTCCGCTCGGAGGAACTCGTCCACCTCCCGAATCTTGTCCGCAATCGCCCACGCCTGCCGGCCGAGACTCCCCTCGGTCTCCGCCTCCTGAATCCGCTTCGCCTCCGCGTACTCCTCGGCCTGCAGCGTCTCCCGCACCGGCGGCGGGAACACGCTCCGCCCGCGCGGCGACCCGAGATACGCCCGCGCCGCCGTATCACACGCCCGCGGCGACCCATCTCCCTCCCGAAGCCCAATCGGCGTATCAACCAGCACCGTCTCCGCGTCCGGATACGACTCCCAGACGCCCGCGAACGACTCGAAGAATCCGCCGCCGACGAACGACTCGCCCCCGTACGCGACCGCCACCCACCCGTCCGGACACCCGTCGACGCCGACGTAAGTCATACCCGACGAACGCGGACCTACCGGAAGAACGCACCGACGGAACAGCGGATACCACGATGAAAACGGCACGACGGGAGTCACGCGAGCTCCGCTCGGCAGAATAGCGGGCACGACGGGAGTCTCGTGAGCGCCAGCGAACGAGACTAAGCGGGACCGCAGGTCCCGCGGAGTCCTCCCAGTGTTCCGCGAGCCGGAGGTTCGCGGGAAAACGGGCACGACGGGATTTGAACCCGCGACCGTCGGATGTCTCCTCACCCCAGATACCTGCGGATGATTAGAAGTCCGACGCTCTATCCGGACTGAGCTACGTGCCCTCGGCGTGGAGTAGATGGGGCGTGCTCAAAAAGGGAGTGGGATGCGCCGGGGGGAGACGGCACACCGGGGTGGAAAATCGAGAGGGTCCTCGCGAGCCCCAGAGGGGCGGGTGAGGGCGAGCGGGACGCAAAGCGTCCCGCCCTGGCCGAGTCGCCGACGGCGCTTTCGGAGACGTCGGCGGCGTCTCCCGGTCCGCGAACGAGAGAGAAGCGCACGGAGCCTAGCCGTCGAAGCGGTAGAGGCTGGTGACGTAGGGGAGGCGGTTGAACATCCAGACGGCGAGGGGGAGGCCGATGATCGTGACGGCGAGGAAGGCGGCGACGTTCGCCCAGAGGAAGGAGAGCCACCAGCCGACGAGGAGGAAGTAGAGGGCGCGTGCGAGGAGCGAGCGCTGGGGCTGTTGGAGGTCGGGGCGGTTGAAGCCGCGGGGCTCCTTGAGGGTGAGGACGGTGGGGACGACGTTGATGAGTTTGACCGCGAGGGGGATGCCGAGGACGGTGACGCCGAGGAGCCAGGCGAAGTTGACGACGATGGGGGTGGCCCACCAGCCGACGAGGAGGAACCAGACGAGTCGGACGAAGAGGGAGCGCTGCGCCATACAGGCGTTTGCGGGCCGCTCGGGCATAAAGAATGGCAAACGGTAAGGGTCGGTCCGGACTACTCCGATTCCATGAGAGTCATCGGCGTCGTGGGGCTCCCGGGGAGCGGGAAGAGCGAGGCAGCGGCGGTGGCGGAGGACCTCGGGATTCCCGTGGTGACGATGGGTGACGTGATTCGCGCGGAGACGCGAGAGCGCGGGTTGGATCCGGCGAAGGACCACGGGCGGGTGGCGCAGGCGCTCCGCGAAGAGGGCGGGCCGGCGGCCATCGCGGACCGGTCGCTCCCGCTCATTCAGGAGGCTCTCGCGGAGTCGGAGACGGTGCTCGTCGACGGGATTCGGTCGGGCGCAGAGGTAGAAGTGTTCGAGGAGGCGTTCGGCGACGATTTCCTGCTCGTGAACGTCTACGCGCCGTTCGACCTGCGGCGAGAGCGCATCACGAGCCGGGGGCGCGACGTCGGCGAGGAGGGAGGAGGCGAAGGGCTAGAGGCCCGCGACGAGCGCGAGCGGTCGTTCGGGATGGCGGACGCCATCGAGGCGGCGGACGTGACCGTGGAGAACACGGGGACGCTCGAAGACTTTCAGGCGGAGATACACGAACTCCTCACCGAGAGCGCGGATTCCGACGGAGACGCGGAGGCCGACGGGGATGTGGAGACTGACGGAGGCGCGGAGACCGACGAGCCGAAGGGCGACGGGGGCGAAGACGGCGTATGATTTACAGCGTCGACGTTCGCGTGTCCGCGCCGGTGCAGCCGACGGAGGTCGAAGAGCGCGTCGCGGCCGCCGTGGAGCGGTTGTTCCCGAACGCGGACGTGGAGCGCCACGGCGACCGCGTGACAGCAGAGACCCACGAGGTGGAGGGGTTCCGGGAGCGGCTCTTCGACCAGCAGATTCTCGACACGGCGCGCGGGGAGTTCCTCTCGAACGCCGACGGCGAGGGGTTCGACTTCGAGTTGAAGAAGCAGGCGGCGTTCGAGGGTGTCGTGAACTTCGCGGTCGGAGGCGAGTCCGAGCTCGGCGACATCCACGTCGACGTGACGGTGAACGAGCCGTCCGTGGAGGAGTTTATCACGTATCTCGCGCCGGAGACGGTGGACGGGAAGCCGACGAGCGAATAGCGAGCGCTCAGAGGAGGATGGCGAGCGCGACGGCGATGAAGACGACTTTTCCGGCGACGTTGACGGCGATGACTTTCGAGCCGAACTCCGCGCCCCAGATGCCGTACTGGAAGGGGATGGAGCGTTTGAACGTGGAGACGGCGAAGGAGACGACGCCGCCGACGAGCATCGTCGCGACGGCCTGCTCGGGCGTGAAGACGCCGGGGACGAGCGGGGCGATGGCGAGCGCGCCGCTCGTCGTGTCCACGGCGAACACGGCGATGACGGGGACGGCGGCCGCGGGGAGACCGACGGCGGCGGCGAGCGGGTCCGCCCCGGCCTGCGAAGCGACCGCCGTAAGGTCGACGTTACGCGTGAGGAGGACGACGAGCGTGTAGACGACGGCGAGCCGCGGGAGGATGTCGCGGAGCTTCGCCCACGTCGATCCGAGCGAGTCGCGAACGCGCTCGCCGCGGCCGGCGTCGCCGTCGGACTCGTCCGGGGTGTCGACGGCGCGCTCACCGGCTGTCGAATCGGTTGATTCGGCGTCGGCGGCGTGGCGGACGTTCCGCTCGGGGAGGAAGAGCGCGCCGGCGAGGACACCCGTGAGCGTGACGGCGAGCGCGACGGCGGCGCGCGCGCCGACGTAGAGGAGGCCGACGCGGAGGCCGAGAATCGGGATGAGGACGGGCGCGTAGAAGGTGAAGATGTGCTGGACGAACCCGAAGACGGTGTTGATGGTGACGGCGACGAGGGTGGCGCGGTCGTCGAGGACGCCGTCCTCGCGGAACTCGGCGAGCATCCCGTAGCCCGCCGTCGGCGAGGCGGTGGTCGCGAGGATGGCGGTGCCGACGGCGGTCGGGAGGTTGGCGGCGCGGGCGAGGGGCGCGGCGAGCGCGCCGATGCGGCGGATCGCGCCGAACTCGACGGCGAGGTTCGCGAAGAAGAGGCCGACGGCGATGGCGGCCGCGATGGACGCGACGCGCGGCCCGACGGCCACCAGGGTCGCGGCGAGTTCCGCGGCGACGTCAGCGACGGGCGCACTAGATGCGGACGCCGGAGTCACACCCGTGTCTTCGCAGCGCGTGCTCTTGGTGGCGTCGAAAGTACTGTCACGCCTGTCGAGCCGAGCCACACCGACGCGAACCGAACTGTTTCCTCGGTGGCGCGACCACGGCGAGTATGCCCGAGTTCACGGTGGAAACGGAATCGCACACCGGCGTCGTCGACGTGACGGGCGCGGTCGAGAGCGCGATTCCCGAGGACGCGAACGGGGTGGCGACGGTGTTCGTCCGGCACACGACGGCGGGCGTCGTCGTCAACGAGGCCGAGTCGCGCTTGCTGAAGGACGTCGAGGCGTTCGTCGAGACGCTCGCGCCCGACGCGGGGTGGGCGCACGACGAGTCGGACGGGAACGCCGACAGCCATCTGCGCGCCCTCGTGCTCGGGGAGAGCGTCACTGTGCCGGTGACGGACGGCGCGCTCGACGTCGGGACGTGGCAGTCCGTCCTGCTCGTGGAGTGCGACGGCCCGCGGACGCGGACGGTGACAGTACGAGTCAGATGAGGAGTTGAGCGACGGCGAAGAGGACGAGGACGCCGAGGACGTCGCAGGTGTTCGTGACGATGGGGATGACGACGTCGTCGGGGTCGAGTTCGAAGCGGTAGGCGGCGTACGTCGAGAGGAGGGTGACGACGATGGCGAGCACGGCGAGCGCCGCGCCCGAGGTGAGCGCGACAGTGACGACCGTGAGGAGCGAGAGTTCGACGCCGGTCGTGAGGAGGGAGAGCACCCACGCGCCCGCGCCGACGAGCGGGAAGATGGACACCGCGAGCGCGACCGTCGCGACCGCGTTCCCGGCGAGGTCGTCGTCGCGGTGGTCGAAGGAGAGCGTGCCGAGGTGGAACGCCGTCGAGAGCCGGGAGGCGAGGATGCTCCCGAGGTTCCCCGCCGTGCCGATGGTGACGGGGACGAGGACGAGGAGGGTCGGGTGCGCGTAGAGCGTCGCCTCGAAGGAGCCGAGGACGAGCCCGGAGAGGAGTTCGACCGTCGTGAGCGCGATGAGGACGGGGAGCATCGCGCGCGTGATGCCCTCGACAGTCCACTCCTCCGGCATCTAAAGCACCCCCAGGACGACGCGAACGGAGAGGAGGAGGAAGGCGACGCCGAAGACGTCGCCGGTGGTGGTGACGAGCGGGCCGACGAGCGTGTCCGGGTTGTACCCCCGTCGGAAGCCGACGATGACGACGACGAGGACGGCGGCGGTGAGCGCGATACCCGAGAGGAAGCCCGCGAGGAACGCGATGCCGACGAGCACCGGGAGCGGCGCGACGGTCCGCGCGAGCAGTTGAAGGATGACGAACCCGCCGACAGCCGCGTAGACCGACGCGAGCAGGCCGTTCCCCATCGCGGCGGCCGTGGCGGCGCGGAGGCGGTCGTCCTCGATGTCGAACACCGGCTCCACGAGCCCCTGATGGAGGCCCGTCGCCAGCCGCGCGCCGAACGACCCGTAGACGTTCCCCCGCGTCGCCAGGAGCGCCGGCACGAGCACGAGGAGGCCCGGAACCGCCTGCAGCTCCGCGCGCATCCCGCTCAGCACGACGCCCGACGCGAGCCCGCCCACCATGCTCGC
This sequence is a window from Halocalculus aciditolerans. Protein-coding genes within it:
- a CDS encoding TspO/MBR family protein yields the protein MSALSARVAEFPRAHPVASLVVAVLAVEAVGASGAVFTAQGLAEWYGTLRRPGVAPPNWVFGPVWTTLFALVGVAAWLVWRQGEENPRGVRLAGGVFAVHFAFNLGWSAVFFGLREIGAALVVIAVLWVLIAATTWAFARIDRRAAALLVPYLLWVSFAAYLNYQFWLLN
- a CDS encoding secondary thiamine-phosphate synthase enzyme YjbQ, which gives rise to MPEFTVETESHTGVVDVTGAVESAIPEDANGVATVFVRHTTAGVVVNEAESRLLKDVEAFVETLAPDAGWAHDESDGNADSHLRALVLGESVTVPVTDGALDVGTWQSVLLVECDGPRTRTVTVRVR
- a CDS encoding AAA family ATPase, with amino-acid sequence MRVIGVVGLPGSGKSEAAAVAEDLGIPVVTMGDVIRAETRERGLDPAKDHGRVAQALREEGGPAAIADRSLPLIQEALAESETVLVDGIRSGAEVEVFEEAFGDDFLLVNVYAPFDLRRERITSRGRDVGEEGGGEGLEARDERERSFGMADAIEAADVTVENTGTLEDFQAEIHELLTESADSDGDAEADGDVETDGGAETDEPKGDGGEDGV
- a CDS encoding YccF domain-containing protein, with the translated sequence MAQRSLFVRLVWFLLVGWWATPIVVNFAWLLGVTVLGIPLAVKLINVVPTVLTLKEPRGFNRPDLQQPQRSLLARALYFLLVGWWLSFLWANVAAFLAVTIIGLPLAVWMFNRLPYVTSLYRFDG
- a CDS encoding magnesium transporter, whose protein sequence is MPEEWTVEGITRAMLPVLIALTTVELLSGLVLGSFEATLYAHPTLLVLVPVTIGTAGNLGSILASRLSTAFHLGTLSFDHRDDDLAGNAVATVALAVSIFPLVGAGAWVLSLLTTGVELSLLTVVTVALTSGAALAVLAIVVTLLSTYAAYRFELDPDDVVIPIVTNTCDVLGVLVLFAVAQLLI
- a CDS encoding RNA-binding domain-containing protein, yielding MIYSVDVRVSAPVQPTEVEERVAAAVERLFPNADVERHGDRVTAETHEVEGFRERLFDQQILDTARGEFLSNADGEGFDFELKKQAAFEGVVNFAVGGESELGDIHVDVTVNEPSVEEFITYLAPETVDGKPTSE
- a CDS encoding DUF429 domain-containing protein, producing MTYVGVDGCPDGWVAVAYGGESFVGGGFFESFAGVWESYPDAETVLVDTPIGLREGDGSPRACDTAARAYLGSPRGRSVFPPPVRETLQAEEYAEAKRIQEAETEGSLGRQAWAIADKIREVDEFLRADPAERVGVVREAHPEVCFAALRGGEATAYSKTGQPAAAFWERVDALETVDADVLRAVREVGESLDCAASNDDVLDAFALALTASPRTPETTTLPAEPDTDPSVEPGQNDTDPRGLPMEMVYAPEE
- a CDS encoding magnesium transporter: MGVRDVAVDAYEEALPALLASMVGGLASGVVLSGMRAELQAVPGLLVLVPALLATRGNVYGSFGARLATGLHQGLVEPVFDIEDDRLRAATAAAMGNGLLASVYAAVGGFVILQLLARTVAPLPVLVGIAFLAGFLSGIALTAAVLVVVIVGFRRGYNPDTLVGPLVTTTGDVFGVAFLLLSVRVVLGVL
- a CDS encoding iron-sulfur cluster assembly scaffold protein, with the translated sequence MSMGSDMYRQQILDHYKNPRNFGGLADPTFSHEGYNPSCGDEIEFDVELDDDETIANVSWEGDGCAISQASASLLSQELPGMTLDEVDDLDRDDVLDLLGVDVTPMRIKCAVLAEKVVQDGADIYRGEKELEQTKTEDDD